A portion of the Oryzias melastigma strain HK-1 linkage group LG1, ASM292280v2, whole genome shotgun sequence genome contains these proteins:
- the asah1b gene encoding N-acylsphingosine amidohydrolase (acid ceramidase) 1b has protein sequence MDHRVFLVLTFLFSNTVSQFVPPYTEDCRAGMYPPSGPTFRGAVRWYTVDLDLPPSKRWAPVITERKNDLVNMIQAIRDLANAFVPSGRLIELVDIALPLMVDTLPSPFNEEIKGIADVSGVPLGEVVLFNIFYEVFTVCTSVVAEDSKGNLFHARNLDFGLFLGWDVKNKSWTISEKLKPLVVNLDFKKNNKTVFKSTNFAGYVGMLTGIKPHMFTLTMNERFSLDGGYIGILEWILGQRDGMWMSFLTRTVLEKATSYEEAKSLLVQTKMLAPAYFILGGNQTGQGCIITRSRTLSIDVLELDPKLGRWYVLETNYDHWKEPFFLDDRRTPAMKCMNQISQTNITLSTLYDMLSTKPVLNKLTTYTTLMQVSEGKLESYIRDCPNPCMPW, from the exons ATGGATCACCGCGTTTTTCTCGTTTTAACCTTTCTATTCTCCAACACCGTGTCACAGTTTGTGCCGCCG TATACAGAAGACTGCCGGGCGGGCATGTATCCACCCAGCGGTCCCAC GTTCAGAGGAGCTGTGCGCTGGTACACGGTGGACCTGGACTTACCACCCAGCAAGAGATGGGCCCCTGTGAtcactgaaagaaaaaatgat CTGGTCAACATGATTCAAGCAATAAGGGATCTGGCTAATGCTTTTGTGCCCAGCGGACGGCTGATAGAGCTGGTTGACATTGCGCTG CCTTTAATGGTAGACACATTACCAAGCCCGTTTAATGAGGAAATCAAAGGAATTGCTGATGTTTCAGGGGTTCCTCTTG GTGAAGTTGTGTTGTTCAATATTTTCTACGAGGTGTTCACAGTGTGCACATCAGTTGTTGCAGAGGACAGCAAAG GCAACCTCTTTCATGCCAGAAACTTAGATTTTGGATTATTTCTGGG CTGGGATGTAAAGAACAAGTCGTGGACCATCAGTGAGAAGCTGAAGCCTCTGGTGGTTAACCTCGActtcaagaaaaacaacaagacgGTCTTCAAGTCCACAAACTTTGCTGGATATGTGGGCATGCTCACCGGCATCAAGCCT cATATGTTCACTCTGACCATGAATGAGCGCTTCAGCCTTGATGGAGGCTACATTG GAATCCTGGAATGGATCTTGGGACAAAGAGACGGGATGTGGATGAGCTTTCTCACTCGAACTGTTCTAGAAAAAGCAACCAG ctATGAGGAAGCTAAGAGTCTTCTGGTTCAGACCAAGATGCTCGCTCCGGCGTACTTCATCCTCGGGGGGAACCAAACGGGGCAGGGATGCATCATCACCCGCTCCAGGACACTAAGTATTGATGTGTTGGA GCTCGATCCAAAGCTGGGCCGCTGGTACGTCCTGGAGACAAACTACGACCACTGGAAGGAGCCGTTTTTCCTGGATGACCGCAGGACTCCCGCCATGAAATGCATGAACCAGATCTCGCAGACG AACATCACTCTGAGCACACTGTATGACATGCTCTCAACCAAACCAGTGCTAAACAAG CTGACCACTTACACAACGCTGATGCAAGTGTCAGAAGGGAAGCTGGAGTCATACATCCGGGACTGTCCGAACCCCTGCATGCCCTGGTGA